In Thunnus maccoyii chromosome 11, fThuMac1.1, whole genome shotgun sequence, one genomic interval encodes:
- the ssb gene encoding lupus La protein, with protein MAENKEEMSPIEMKVARQLEYYFGDHNLPRDKFLKEQLQLDDGWVPLETMLKFNRLKSLTTDTTIIIAALQKSKSGLLEISEDKTKIRRSLNKPLPELNDEYKDALKHKSVYIKGFPLETSLDEIQEWLNGKGTIENIQMRRNLQRQFKGSVFICFDTEESSKQFLERSDIKSFKDNEMLVLSREDYHAKKAEERKQFKAETKAKARQDKEQQQKHAEDKEMGLLLDEKTGCLLKFSGELEDVSREDFHVLFSGHGKIKWVDFTRGAKEGTLLFDGNAKEAFDKAKEASGGELKIKDNSVTWQVLEGDEEKEVLKKIIEAQQESYNRSKGRGRGRSGGRGRGGRRGRGGRDQGRTQYQGKKTKFDSDDDDDAPAAPKRELEDADGPAAKVAKTENGS; from the exons ATGgcagaaaataaagaagagaTGTCTCCAATTGAGATGAAAGTGGCACGACAATTAGAG TACTACTTTGGGGACCACAATCTTCCAAGAGACAAGTTTCTCAAAGAACAACTGCAACTTGATGATGGTTGGGTGCCTTTGGAGACGATGCTTAAATTCAACAG ACTGAAGTCTTTAACTACagacaccaccatcatcatcgcAGCCCTCCAGAAATCAAAGAGCGGCCTCTTGGAAATCAGCGAAGACAAGACTAAAATCAGGAGGTCTCTAAACAAACCTTTACCCGAACTGAATGATGAATACAAAGATGCCCTAAAACACAAATCTGTGTACATT AAAGGTTTTCCTCTCGAAACTTCCCTTGATGAGATTCAGGAGTGGTTGAACGGGAAAGGCACAATAGAAAACATTCAGATGAGGAGAAACCTGCAAAGGCAGTTCAAG GGGTCAGTGTTTATCTGTTTTGACACAGAAGAATCATCCAAGCAGTTCTTAGAACGTTCAGACATAAAATCATTCAAGGACAACGAAATGCTCGTGTTATCAAG AGAAGACTACCATGCAAAGAAagcagaagagagaaaacagttcAAAGCAGAGACAAAAGCAAAAGCTAGACA GGACaaagaacagcagcagaaacatgcagaagacaaagaaatg GGTCTGCTTCTGGATGAAAAGACGGGTTGCTTATTGAAGTTTTCAGGAGAGCTTGAAGATGTTTCACGAGAGGACTTTCACGTATTGTTCTCTGGGCATGGAAAGATCAAGTGGGTCGATTTTACAAGAGGAGCCAAAGAG GGCACCCTCCTTTTTGACGGAAATGCAAAAGAGGCATTCGATAAGGCCAAAGAGGCAAGCGGAGGGGAACTGAAAATCAAGGACAACAGTGTTACATGGCAGGTGCTTGAGGgagatgaggagaaagaggtACTGAAGAAGATCATCGAAGCTCAACAAGAATCTTACAACCGATCCAAAGGCAGAG gaagaggaagatcaggtggcagaggaagaggaggcagaaGGGGAAGAGGTGGCAGAGATCAAGGCAGAACTCAATACCAAGGCAAAAAGACGAAATttgatagtgatgatgatgacgatg cacCTGCAGCCCCAAAGAGAGAGCTAGAGGACGCTGACGGTCCCGCAGCAAAGGTTGCCAAAACTGAAAATGGATCTTAG
- the mettl5 gene encoding rRNA N6-adenosine-methyltransferase METTL5 isoform X2: MKLKELESCLQQVDAFEEPKILLEQYPTSPHIAACMLYTIHNTFDDIEGKLVADLGCGCGVLSIGAAMLDAGLCVGFDIDDDALDIFRRNAEEFEISNVDLVQCDLCALEAEAYAKRFDTVIMNPPFGTKHNQGMDMKFLRAALTMAKTAVYSLHKTSTREHIQKKANDWGVKMEVIAELRYDLPASYKFHKKKSVDIQVDFLRFSKP; encoded by the exons ATGAAACTAAAAGAGTTAGAGAGCTGCCTGCAGCAGGTCGACGCTTTTGAGGAGCCAAAAATCCTTCTTGAGCAATATCCAACCAGTCCTCATATCGCTG CATGCATGTTGTACACAATACACAACACGTTTGATGACATTGAGGGGAAACTAGTGGCGGATCTGGGATGCGGCTGCGGGGTCCTCAGCATCGGGGCGGCGATGCTTGATGCAGG TCTGTGCGTTGGCTTTGACATTGACGACGATGCACTGGACATATTCAGAAGAAATGCAGAGGAATTTGAGATTTCTAACGTCGATCTGGTCCAGTGTGACCTGTGTGCTCTGGAGGCAGAGGCTTATGCCAAGAGGTTTGACACAGTCATCATGAATCCACCATTTGGGACGAAACACAACCAAG gcaTGGACATGAAGTTCCTGAGAGCTGCCTTAACAATGGCAAAGACAGCAGTATATTCActtcataaaacatcaacaCGAGAG CACATACAAAAGAAGGCTAATGACTGGGGAGTAAAGATGGAAGTAATAGCAG AACTAAGATATGACTTGCCCGCATCTTACAAGTTCCATAAGAAGAAATCG GTTGACATCCAGGTGGACTTCCTACGGTTCTCCAAACCCTGA
- the mettl5 gene encoding rRNA N6-adenosine-methyltransferase METTL5 isoform X1 gives MKLKELESCLQQVDAFEEPKILLEQYPTSPHIAACMLYTIHNTFDDIEGKLVADLGCGCGVLSIGAAMLDAGLCVGFDIDDDALDIFRRNAEEFEISNVDLVQCDLCALEAEAYAKRFDTVIMNPPFGTKHNQGMDMKFLRAALTMAKTAVYSLHKTSTREHIQKKANDWGVKMEVIAELRYDLPASYKFHKKKSVSSHIISHQSEADISCCNSQHIQTVAE, from the exons ATGAAACTAAAAGAGTTAGAGAGCTGCCTGCAGCAGGTCGACGCTTTTGAGGAGCCAAAAATCCTTCTTGAGCAATATCCAACCAGTCCTCATATCGCTG CATGCATGTTGTACACAATACACAACACGTTTGATGACATTGAGGGGAAACTAGTGGCGGATCTGGGATGCGGCTGCGGGGTCCTCAGCATCGGGGCGGCGATGCTTGATGCAGG TCTGTGCGTTGGCTTTGACATTGACGACGATGCACTGGACATATTCAGAAGAAATGCAGAGGAATTTGAGATTTCTAACGTCGATCTGGTCCAGTGTGACCTGTGTGCTCTGGAGGCAGAGGCTTATGCCAAGAGGTTTGACACAGTCATCATGAATCCACCATTTGGGACGAAACACAACCAAG gcaTGGACATGAAGTTCCTGAGAGCTGCCTTAACAATGGCAAAGACAGCAGTATATTCActtcataaaacatcaacaCGAGAG CACATACAAAAGAAGGCTAATGACTGGGGAGTAAAGATGGAAGTAATAGCAG AACTAAGATATGACTTGCCCGCATCTTACAAGTTCCATAAGAAGAAATCGGTAAGCTCACATATCATATCCCACCAGTCTGAGGCAGATATCTCATGCTGTAATTCACAACACATTCAAACTGTTGCCGAATAA